From one Lotus japonicus ecotype B-129 chromosome 3, LjGifu_v1.2 genomic stretch:
- the LOC130747909 gene encoding cytochrome b5 domain-containing protein RLF-like isoform X2: protein MDTGDDFTFCQVSSHVDGDGSETNKLVSNIADISIKEESSNTSSSSSSSSNTSNTGLLWKDGLPNDSNSRKEGTIGSLSFSVVNTASNQPSELSSKLVPSNAENSPPQESPEQMISAKKPIVRTKVPFEKGYSQMDWLKLTRTHPDLAGLKGQSNRRLISKDDVKKHQTEGHMWTVLKGRVYNISPYMKFHPGGTAITYQLILQVLIC from the exons GTAAGTTCACATGTGGATGGGGATGGTTCTGAAACAAACAAGCTTGTTTCAAATATTGCTGATATTTCCATTAAAGAAGAATCCTCAAATAcaagtagtagtagtagtagtagtagtaataCAAGTAACACTGGTTTATTGTGGAAGGATGGTTTGCCAAATGATTCGAACTCTAGAAAGGAGGGTACAATTGGTTCTTTGTCTTTCAGTGTAGTTAACACAGCTTCAAATCAGCCGAGTGAATTGTCTTCGAAATTGGTACCGAGCAATGCTGAGAATTCGCCGCCTCAGGAGTCACCGGAACAGATGATTTCTGCTAAAAAGCCGATTGTCCGGACCAAAGTTCCTTTTGAAAAAGGATACAGTCAAATGGACTGGCTCAAGCTCACCCGAACACATCCTGACCTTGCAG GTTTAAAAGGACAGTCTAACAGGAGACTTATTTCTAAGGATGATGTTAAAAAACACCAAACCGAGGGCCACATGTGGACTGTATTAAAAGGCCGTGTTTACAATATATCTCCATATATGAAGTTTCACCCTGGAGGTACAGCTATCACCTATCAGCTTATTCTGCAG GTGTTGATATGTTAA
- the LOC130747909 gene encoding cytochrome b5 domain-containing protein RLF-like isoform X1, translated as MDTGDDFTFCQVSSHVDGDGSETNKLVSNIADISIKEESSNTSSSSSSSSNTSNTGLLWKDGLPNDSNSRKEGTIGSLSFSVVNTASNQPSELSSKLVPSNAENSPPQESPEQMISAKKPIVRTKVPFEKGYSQMDWLKLTRTHPDLAGLKGQSNRRLISKDDVKKHQTEGHMWTVLKGRVYNISPYMKFHPGGVDMLMKAVGKDCTSLFNKYHAWVNAEFLLEKCLVGILDEGQ; from the exons GTAAGTTCACATGTGGATGGGGATGGTTCTGAAACAAACAAGCTTGTTTCAAATATTGCTGATATTTCCATTAAAGAAGAATCCTCAAATAcaagtagtagtagtagtagtagtagtaataCAAGTAACACTGGTTTATTGTGGAAGGATGGTTTGCCAAATGATTCGAACTCTAGAAAGGAGGGTACAATTGGTTCTTTGTCTTTCAGTGTAGTTAACACAGCTTCAAATCAGCCGAGTGAATTGTCTTCGAAATTGGTACCGAGCAATGCTGAGAATTCGCCGCCTCAGGAGTCACCGGAACAGATGATTTCTGCTAAAAAGCCGATTGTCCGGACCAAAGTTCCTTTTGAAAAAGGATACAGTCAAATGGACTGGCTCAAGCTCACCCGAACACATCCTGACCTTGCAG GTTTAAAAGGACAGTCTAACAGGAGACTTATTTCTAAGGATGATGTTAAAAAACACCAAACCGAGGGCCACATGTGGACTGTATTAAAAGGCCGTGTTTACAATATATCTCCATATATGAAGTTTCACCCTGGAG GTGTTGATATGTTAATGAAGGCAGTGGGAAAAGATTGCACATCTCTATTCA ATAAATACCATGCATGGGTTAATGCTGAATTCTTATTGGAGAAATGCCTTGTGGGCATCTTAGATGAAGGTCAATGA